In Vibrio quintilis, the DNA window TGAAGCGCAGCAGGTGGTGTGGCGTGATGCGCCGCTCCGGGTGACGGAACTGACCGCCGATGCATTGCTGTTTGAAGATACGGAGGCGACCGGGATCGCCGACGCATTACAGCGGCGGTTTGCTCCGTCAGAAATGCGGGTTGAAATTGATCGTGCGCCGATGATTGCGGCCTGGCAGGTCGCAGAGCCGTCCTCCGCCCGCTGGTTCCTGTGCCTGATGATGCATCACCTGAGTATGGATCACACCACGCTGGAGCTGGTGCTGGCAGAAATTCAGGCGTATCTGACCGGGCAGGAACAATCACTGCCGGTACCGGTGCCGTTCCGCAACTTTGTCGCTCAGGCATCGCAGGAAATGGACCGTGACGCTTATATCCGCTACTTCAGTGAGCAGTTAGCCGATATTGAGACCTCTTGTGCGCCGTTCAATCTGCTGGATGCCCAAAGTAATGGTCAGCAGATTGATTCACAGCGCTATCCGCTGGCGGATTCACTGGCGCAAAACCTGCGGGTACAGGCCCGTCAGCAGGGCGTCAGTGCGGCCAGTCTGTTCCATTTAGCCTGGGGCTTGGTGGTCCGGGCGGCGACCGGCCGGGATGATGTGGTGTTCGGCACCGTCTTGTTTGGCCGGATGGCGGGCGGCGACGGTGCTGACCGGGCGCTGGGGATGTTCCTGAATACGCTGCCGCTGCGTCTGTCGCTGGACGACATCACGGTCGCAGATGCCGTACAGGCCACCCATACCCGGCTGGCTGAACTGCTGAATTATGAACATGCCCCTCTGTCTCTGGTGCAGCAATGCAGTGGTGTCGCACCGCAGGCGCCGCTGTTTACCTCCTTGCTTAACTACCGCTATCAGGGCGGCCATACACCGGCGCAATCCGAACAGGTGGAAAGCGTCTGGCAGGGTGTTGAAATGATATCCGGAGAAGAACGAACCAATTATCCGTTCGGACTGTCGGTTGATGATATTGCCGGCGCGGGATTTTGTCTTGATCTTAAAATCGATGCGCAGATTGGTTGTGAGCGGGTGGCGGCGATGGTTGGTCAGGCGCTGGAAGCCTTGGTGGCGGCGCTGGAACAACCGCAACAGGCTGTCAAAGTCAGCCAGCTGGCTATTCTGCCGGACAGTGAACGGCATCAGGTGATTTCCGGCTTTAACCAGACCCGAACGCCGTTCCCGGACAACCAGTGTATTCATCAGCTGTTTGAACAGACGGTGGCCGCGCAGCCACACGCGACAGCCGTGGTGAGTGAGCAGCAGTCGCTGACCTATCATCAGCTGAATCAGCAGGCCAATCAGCTGGCCCGCTGGCTGGTGAGTCAGGGTGTCTGTCCCGACAGCCGGGTTGCGGTGTCGCTGGAGCGAAGCTGTGATTTGGTGGTGGCGCTGATGGCGACACTCAAAGCCGGTGGTGCGTATGTGCCGCTCGACCCCGGTTATCCGCAGGAGCGGTTAGCCTGTATGCTGGCAGACAGCCAGCCGGTGGTGGTGCTCACCACGGCGGAGCTGCAATCGCGGCTGGGTGAGATGCCGGACAATACCACCGTGGTGGATATGACGGCTGACCGTCCGTGGGCGGCTCTGGAAACACACAACCTGAACCGGGATGATCTGAATCACCGTCATCTGGCGTATATCATTTACACCTCCGGCTCGACCGGTCACCCGAAAGGCGTAATGAACGAGCATCGCGGTGTGGTCAACCGCCTGAGCTGGATGAAAGACGACTACGGCTTCGGCCCAACGGATGTGGTATTGCAGAAAACCCCGTTCAGTTTTGATGTGTCGGTGTGGGAGTTCTTCTGTAGCTTGTGGGCCGGTGCAACGCTGGTGATGGCGAAGCCGGAAGGTCACAAAGACCCGCTGTATCTGAAAACGCTGATTGAGCAGCGTCAGGTGACGATTCTGCACTTTGTACCGCCGATGCTGCAAACCTTCCTTGAGGGGATTGAAGCGGGTGACTGCGACAGTCTGCGGCTGGTGTTCTGTAGCGGGGAAGCGCTGCCGGCAGCGGCGGTGAGAAAAACCACGCAGCGGCTGCCAAATGTGGCGCTGCATAATTTATACGGTCCGACGGAAGCGGCGGTGGATGTAACGGCCTGGGCCTGTCCGCACAATCTTGAAGGCGACCGGATGTCAATTGGTGCGCCGGTTGCCAATACCCGGATGTATGTGCTGGATGGGCAGGGTCAGCCGGTGCCGGTGGGTGTGCCGGGTGAGCTGTACATCGGTGGTGTGCAGGTGGCCCGCGGCTATCTCAACCGCCCTGAGCTGACCGCAGAAAAATTTGTTGCGGATCCGTTTGCAAAAGAAGCCTGTTTTGAAGGGACAGGCGCCACTATGTACCGCACCGGTGATGTGGGTTGCTGGCTGCCGGATGGGACGATTGACTATCAGGGGCGGAACGATGATCAAGTGAAAATCCGGGGTTTCCGGGTCGAGCTGGGTGAAATCAGCTCGGCGCTGCAGGATTGCAGCGGTGTACAGGAAGCGGTGGTGATAGCCCGTGGTGATGGCGCAGACAAACAGTTGGTGGGGTATTATACCCATGCACATGGCACCGGAGCGCCCGTTGCTCTGGCGTCAGTGAAAGCAGACCTGTCAGCCCGGCTGCCGGAGTATATGGTGCCGTCGGCATACGTGGTGCTGGAGAGTCTGCCGCTGACACCAAACGGCAAAGTCAACCGCAAAGCCCTGCCGGAGCCGGATGAAAGTGCCTTAGTCCGCCATGCATATGAAGCGCCGCAGGGAGAAACCGAACAGACACTGGCCGCAATCTGGCAGCAGTTGCTGGGTGTGGCGCAGGTTGGCCGTCACGATAACTTCTTCGAACTGGGCGGCCATTCGCTGCTGGCAATCCGTTTCATCAGCGAGGCACAGAAGCAGGGATTCCGGCTGGATCTGGCGACCTTATTTGCCTCACCGGTCTTGTCTTCTCTGGCTGAAATCATCACTCTATCCTCCGCTACCCGCAGTGAGGCTGATCCGGTGATTCCGTTCCGGACCACCGGCAGTCAGGCCCCGCTGTTCATCGTGCCGGAATTCAGTGGTGAACTGCTCTATGGCCCGGCTTTAACCGCGGCGATTGATGCTGATATTCCGGTTTATGGTTTATCAGCACCTGACCGGATGCAGCCTTCGCTGAAAACCTATCAGGGCATGGCAGCCCGCTATGTGCAGATGATTCGCCGCACACAGCCGCAAGGGCCGTACCGGCTGCTTGGCTGGTCTTCCGGTGGTGTGGTGGCGTATGAAATTGCCGCGCAGCTGCTCGGTCTGGACCAGACGGTTGAGTTCATTGGTATGCTGGACAGCTGGAAGCCGGGACTGATTGAAAAACCGGTGATGTCTGAGCAGGCGAAGATGCGCGATCTGAGCCGGGGCATGGTGACGTTTCTGATGCAGCAACACGGGATGAGTTATGTTCAGGCGATGGACGGAGGGGAAATGCAGGCCCTGGCTAAACAGACATCAGACGAACAGGCACATCAACCTGTGGTGTTACCGGAAAGCGGTAACTGGCAGGATGATTACCGGGCCGGGAAAGCCGCGGGTTGTCTGCCGCCGCACTGGTCAGAAACCTATTTTCATAACATGCTGATTCATCAGAGAGATTTTCTCGATGCGGAATATGAGGCGCTGCCGCTGCCGGTTGAAATTGATCTGATTGCGGCGCAGGACAATCCATCTGCACTGGGTGAATTGTATCTGGGCTGGGATCAGGTGCTGGAATCCTCACAAATTCATGTGGAAAGTGTGCCGGGCGAGCATTATGAGCTGGTTACGGCACCTTTTTTGCCCCGTGTCGGGCAGGCAGTTTCCGCAGCGCTTCGTGCAACAGTGGCGCGGCGCCGGACGCAGGCATCACAGCCTGACCTGCGCCACGGTTCAGCATTTGATCCGGTGGTCACATTGCAGGCCGGGGAAGAAGGGCAGCCGCTGTGTATCTGTATTCCCGGCGCAGGCGATAATGTACTGACATTTGTCGATCTGGTTCAGGCGATGCCGAAAGCGCAGACCATGCTGGCGTTGCAACCCCGCGGTCTGTGGGGCAATGGTGTACCGCATTCCAGCGTTGAGGCCGCCGCCGCATTTTATTTACAGGCACTGGCACCGAAGCTGGCACAGCGCGAGATTCATGTGCTGGGCCACTCGTTTGGTGGCTGGGTCGCGATGGCGCTGGTCAATCAGATGGAAGCGCAGGGCATTGCGGTGGCTTCGCTGACGATTGCTGATTCACGGGCGCCGGTCGCCCCGCAGCAGGTCGAATATACCAATCTGGAAACCATGATGTGGCTGATCAGGTTGTTTGAGATGCGCGGTAAATCTTTAGGTTTGACGGAAGCCATACTGGCCCCGCTGACTCCTGCGGCGCGCCTTGCACGCCTGCATCAGGGGTTGACTGAAAGCGGCCTGATGCCCAAACGGACCGCATTGAAAGAGGTGGCTGCGATTTATCGTTCATTCTCTGCCAATGTCCGGACCCGGTACATACCGGAGGCATTACCACAAGCGCCGGTCAGCCTGCTGCTGGCCAGCGATGTGCCTGAGACACGGCTGGCTGAGTGGCAGTCTTTTGCACCATCGGTACAGGTGTGCCGCAGTCAGGGCAATCATGTGATGTTACTGAAATCTCCGGATGTGTCTGTTCTGGCTGATTTAATCCAGGGCCGGACGGCCGTTTAATGAAGATGTTCTTTCTGTCTGCCGGTATGGCCGCAGAAGATAAATGAGGAATGAAGATGTTTAAATCTATTATTACCCGCTTTAAATGGTCGATTGTTGGTGCGACAGTTTTGAGTGTTGTCGGGGCGATGGCCGGGATTGTGATGCTGAAGATTATCACGATGCAGGTCAGTCAGCTCGGCTCCGGAGAAGCAGCCGGGCCGTACGACTTCCCGATCTTTGTCGGGGCGGTATCGACCGTGTTGCTGTTCAGTCTGTTGTCGCGCTATCTGCTGGCAAAGCTGAGTGCGCGGATTGTGTATGAGTTCCGGGATTCGCTGGCAAAGCGTCTGCTGGCAACCAGTTATGCCAGTATTGAAAAGATTGGCGGCCACCGGATTATGGCGGCGATGAAGACGGATGCGGCGAAGCTATCCGACGGGCTGTTGCTGTTACCCGGCTTTATCTATAGTTTCGTCACGGTGCTGCTGTGTCTGGGCTATATGGTGTACACCTCGTGGCAGCTGTTTACGGTGGTGTTTGTGTTGATTGCGCTGATTATGTTTATCTCCAAACTGATTCTGAACCGTGGTCTGCATCATTACCTGCGGCTGAGAGAGTATGAAGATGACATGTTCAGCGGTATGAAAACCCTGGTGGACGGGGTGAAAGAGCTGACGATCAACGCCCGCCGCCGCCGTTTCACTTACGATGAAATTCTGGAGCCGAACTTCGCGGTGATTCGTGACCGCAGTGTTAAGGTGTCGCTGATTTTCACCATGCTGGGCAGTATGGCATCGACGCTGGTGTTTTTTGTGATTGGTGTGATTGTATTCGGCAGTCAGGTGTATTTTCCGGATGTGCCGCTGGGTGTGGTGGTGACTTTTGTGCTGACAATTCTGTATATGGTAACACCGCTGCAAAGTGTGGTGGATTCAATGAACCGTTTCAGTGACTGTTCCGCGTCTTACCGCAATATTGAAGGGCTGGAACTGGGAGAACCGGATGAATTTGAACGGCGGACTGATCTGACCCGGCAGGTGCCTGACTCGGTAACGGACTGGTCAACACTGTCAGTGCGTGATCTGGAATTTCAGTATCAGTCTGATCTTGAGGATGAGTACACCTTCAATGTCGGCCCGGTCAATGCAACGTTCCGCCGCGGCGAAGCGATATTTCTGACCGGCGGTAACGGCAGCGGGAAATCAACTTTCGCCAAGCTGCTGGTGGGTTTGTATCAGCCGGATCGGGGGAGTATTGTGCTCGATGAGCAGGCTGTGTATGAGGCGGTCGACATCAGTGATTATCAGCAGATGTTCTCGACGATTTTCTCGGATTTTCATCTGTTTGAGCATGTGCTGAACGCCGAAGGACAACCGGAGAGTGATGAGGTGATCAGCCGGTATCTGACGGATCTGGAGCTGGGGAATAAAGTGACGTCGAAAGACGGTAAGTTTTCTTCCGTCGCCATGTCGCAGGGGCAGAAAAAGCGGCTGGCACTGTTGATGTCTTACATCGAAGATACACCGGTGTGTTTGTATGATGAATGGGCCGCCGATCAGGATCCGCGGTTCCGGGAAATTTTCTACACCCGGATTATTCCGCAACTGAAGCAGCAGAATAAGCTGGTGGTGGTGATCAGTCATGATGACCGGTATTTCCATCTGGCCGATCAGCTGGTGAAGTTTGAGAACGGGCAAATCGTGGTGGATGAGCGTCCGCAGGGTGCGCCGCTGGCGGAGAGTGAAGCTGAACCTGCACCTGAGCCTTCGCTGGCGGAACTGGTGATGGCTTAAGATCTTTTGGGTTGTTTGGGGCCGGGTGAGGTTTTGCCTGGCCCTTTTTGGTTTTGTTTGTTTTGTCTCTGGTGTTTTTGGCTGTATTTTGTTGGTTTCTGCTGTCTTTGGCTATTTGGCTATAGTGGTATGGTTTGTTGCGCTATAGGATTCTTCGATCTCTCCGGCTGCACCGAACGCGCCCCGGTTCCTTTTGGTAGGCGCCAAAAGGAACCAAAAACGTCTTTTTTGCCTGGTCACGCGTGGTTCAGGACCGATTTGTAAGCGCGTCCCTGCGCTGACAAATCTGGAACTTTCTTCCTGAAAGTTCCTCATTTGAGCAATGATCAATTTGGCTGTGTTTTTTCTCCTCGTTCTCACGCGTGGGAATGCATACCGAATGCAAAAAGTTACCATGATAACCCTTGTTCCCACGGTCCTCCGTGGGAATACAGACCAAATATAAGCATCATTGAGTTAAACGCGTTGCAAACTCACTTTTGCTCAAATCAATCATGAGATGGTCAACAAAAATTACAAAAATTGTGTGTATTTTCAAAGTATCAACTTTAAGTGATCAAGTGCATTTGAATTACTGGGTATTTGGTCAATTCTACTTATTGATGAAGAGAGAGTTATTGTGTTTTTTGGGGCATAATTTCCAGAGGCTTCGGTGTTGAAATAGACATGGGGAGATGGGGTGCCTGTCCCCACAATTGCCACAATTGTGAAGGTGATGCGTTGAACTTGGCAGTTTTGGTTCGAAGTTCGGTGCGCTTTGCAGGTTTAGTGGGGCACACCTTATTGTCGGTGTTAGCTGAAGAACATGGAGAACTGATGGAAGCAGAAAGCGATAAATTCAATAGCGTTCTTGGTGAACTTGTTCACTACTATGAAGTGAGAATGGTAGCGTTGAGCGAGTATTCTGACCGGGTGTGGAATAGATTTAATTGGTTCATGACAGTTGAAGTGGCGGCCTTTGGTTTCTTTTTCTCGCAAGCAGGAAAAATTGCATCACAGTCATTGCTACAAAATGGCATTCCATTGGTCGGCATCATCGTTGCCCTTCTGTGGGGTCTCTTGGGAGCTGAAGATTACGTTTCAATGAGAAAACACGGAAAAATAACTACGGATGTAGAGCAAAAAGTCAAGGAACAGTTCGAAAGAATCGGGCTAACGTTTGATGTTGAAGTAAGGAAGAGCTTTGTTAACTTCAGGCAAACATGGCTTTTGTTTCTTTTCCCATGTCTTGTGGCTATCTCATGGGTAGTTGTTTTTGTAGTGACATGAAAACTATTCGGCTAACAAGACCAATTCAGCCGACGCGCCAAAGGCACGTACGGCTGATTGGCAGAGTTATGCACAAAAAGACCACCCAACAATTTTGCAACCGCAACAATTCTGATGTGGAGGAAAGAAAGATGAGTTTCTCCTCGTTCTCACGCTCCGCGTGCATACCGAGCTGGAAATTACCATGATAACCCTTGTTCCCACGGTCCTCCGAGGGAATACATACCGAATATCAGCATCATTGAATTAAACGCATTGCAAATTCATCTTTGCTCACATCTATCATGTTCAATTATCGGGGCAGTCGGCTGTATTCAGGTCTGGATCAGGTATGTTGCGCACCTGCCTTTATCGGTTTCATTGGTATGATCGAACGCGGCCCAGACGGTTTTTGAAAGACCAAAAACCGCCGAAAAAGTCTTTTTTTATTCAGCTTCAGTACGCGTGGGTCAGGACCGATTTGTAGATGCGTCCCTGCATCAACAAATCTGAAACTTTCTCCTGAAAGTTCCTCCTTTGAGCATCTATCAATTTGGCTGGGTTTTCCTTTTTCCTTGTTCCCACGGTTCTCCGTGGGAATACATACCGAATATCAGCATCATTGAATTAAACGTATTGCAAATTCATCTTTGCTCAAATCAATCATGAGATGGTCAATAAAACCCACAAAAATTATGTATGTCTATTCAAAGTCTCCGCTTTCAGCGAGCAAGTGCATTTGAATTACTGGGTGTTTGGTTAATGCCATGGGTTGATGAGGGAATAGTTGTCGCATTTGGGATGTCATTGCCGTAGATATCTGGTGTTGCATGAGGATGACGATTTGCTGCCATCTGAATATCTCCCCAATGATTTGCATCACATAAAATGATGCATGAACTGATGGGCTACATTGACTTTTGATGCCACGTTAAGCATGATTTGTGCATCATTTAATATGATGCGAATTCAGGTGTGAAAAAGCCACTTAAACAAATTGTTGAGATTCGAGCCGGACATCCGTTTCGGGGAGCCATTAAAGAATCGACGAACGGGAATGGTTATGTCATTCAAATCCGTGATCAAAATGAAGATGGACAGATAGCCTGGGCACAATTGATTCAGGCGGAAGTTATCGGGCGTAAAGCGCCTGAATGGTTAATGCCGGGTGATATTCTTTTTTCTGCCCGGGGGATACGAAATATTTCTTCTGTAGTGCATGCACATGAAATTGGAGAATTGAACTTACCTGTTGTTTGTTCCCCTCATTACTTTCAGATACGAGTGAATCATGGTACAGATATTTTGCCGGAATTTTTGGCCTGGCAGTTGAACCAGACAATTGCTCAGCGTTATTTTCAGCAATCAGCCGAAGGTTCGGTGCAGGTGAGTATTCGCCGCAGCGTTTTAGAACAAACATTAATCACGGTACCATCACTGGTAAAACAGCAGCAGATCATCAAACTGGCAGAATGTGCCAGCCGGGAAAAACAGATTTACCGAAAGCTGATTGAGTTAAGAAATGCAGAACTCGATGAAATAGCCAGGCAAATATTCAAAGATTAAAATAAGTGAGATAGCAATAATGCCACATACCCCAATCAACCAAAGTGAAATCAACAAAGCCGTGTGGAACGCCTGTGATACCTTCCGTGGCACCGTTGATCCCTCCATCTACAAAGACTTTATCCTCACGATGTTGTTCTTAAAGTACATCTCGGATGTGCATATGGATAAAGTGGAAGATCTGAAACAAGAGTTTGGCGATATACCTGAGCTCATTGCTGAAATGCTCGAAAGCCAGTCATTTAAAATCCCAACGGGCAGCTCATTCTGGGATTTGTACGAAGCGCGTTTTGAAGCGGGCAACGGCACACGCATTGATACCGCACTGCACGCGATTGAAGAAGCCAATACCAAGCTCAAAGGCGTGTTTCAGGACATCAGCTTTAACACCGATAAACTCGGTGATGAAAAGCAGAAGAACGACATTCTGCGCCATCTGTTGGAAGACTTCGGTAAGCCAACGCTCAGTCTGCGTCCAAGCCGTGTCGGTTCACTGGATGTGATTGGTAACGCCTACGAATACCTGATCAAACACTTTGCCGCAGGCAGCGGTAAATCGGCAGGTGAATTCTATACCCCTGCGGAAGTCTCCGATCTGTTGTCGATTATCCTTGCGCCGCAAGAGGGCGATACCATTTGTGACCCCGCCTGTGGCTCTGGCTCACTGTTGATGAAATGTGGCAAACAGGTACAAAAGAACTTTAACGGTTCAAAGAAATACGCCCTGTATGGTCAGGAAGCGATTGGCTCGACCTGGTCACTGGCAAAAATGAACATGTTCCTGCACGGTGAAGATAACCACCGCATTGAATGGGGCGATACCATTCGTAACCCCAAGCTTTTGGAAACAGGGCAGGATGCCAACGGTGGCCTGCTGCACTTTGATGTGGTGACCGCCAACCCGCCATTTAGCTTAGATAAATGGGGCCATGAAGATGCCGCAGACGATCCCTTTGGTCGCTTCCGCCGTGGCGTGCCACCCAAAACCAAAGGCGACTATGCGTTTATCTCGCATATGATTGAAACCCTGAAACCCCGTTCTCAAGGTAAAGAGGGGGGCAGAATGGGAGTCGTCGTACCGCATGGTGTGTTATTCCGCGCCTCCAGCGAAGGAAAAATCCGCAAGCAGTTAATTGAAGAAAACCTGCTGGATACGGTCATCGGCCTGCCAGAAAAACTCTTCTTTGGTACAGGCATTCCTGCGGCCATTCTGATCTTTAAAAAGCATAAAACGGATGAAAAAGTGCTGTTTATCGATGCCTCGCGTGAATTTAAATCAGGCAAAAACCAGAACGTACTGACCGAAGAAAACATTCAGAAAATTGTCGATACCTACCAAGCCCGTGCAAGCGTTGACAAATACGCTTACCTTGCCACCTTAGAAGAGATTGCTGAGAACGATTTTAACCTCAATATTCCACGCTATGTGGATACCTTTGAGGAAGAGGAAGAGATCGACCTGATGGCGGTACGTCAAGAACGTTTGGCGCTGCAAAGTGAACTGGCGGATCTGGAAGCGGAAATGGCGGGTTATCTGGAGGAGTTGGGTTATGAGTAAGCATGACTCATCACGAAAGCAACGAGTAGAAACGAATCATAAGGACATTCGCTTTCCTGTCGGTGAGTCGTTAGCCAATTTACCCGCGGCTTATCCACAATTTTTCTCCGAAGTTGTCGCCATAGTGAAAAAGCAGCGCCAGGTCGCCATTCAAAAGGTGAATGTTGAACAAAACCTATTGTATTGGCAACTGGGCAAACATATTGCTGCAAAACAGGCGCAACAAGGTTGGGGGGCGAAAGTCATTGACCGCCTGTCTCAAGACCTCAAGCAACACTACCCAATGCTGAAAGGCTTTAGTCCGCGTAATTTAAAATATATGGTTAAATTTGCCACAGTTTGGGAAGATCTCGAGTTTGTGCAACGCACCGTTGCACAATTGGCTTGGGGAACCAATTGCACGCTCATGGATAAAGTCAAAGATAATCAGGCACGTCTTTGGTATGCCCGGCAAACACTAGAAAATGGCTGGGGAAGAGACATGGTCGTCTTTCGCATTAATGCCAATGAATATGAGCGCAGTGGCAAAAGCATTAATAATTTCCCTAAAATGTTACCGCCATTTGATTCAGACATGGCTGAGCAATCTTTTAAAGACCCCTATATTTTTGATTTTATTGGCCTTGATGAACCTAAGCGTGAAGCTGAATTAGAAAACCGCTTATTAGCGCATTTAGAGCACTTCTTAATTGAACTGGGTCAAGGATTTGCCTTTGTGGGGCGTCAGGTTCATCTGGAGCTTGGTGATCAAGACTTTTATGCCGACCTGCTGTTTTATCATTTAAAAATGCGTTGCTATGTTGTCATCGAGTTGAAAAATGGCAAGTTTAAACCTGAGCACATTAGCCAGTTGAACCTTTACCGAGCTGTGATTGATGACAAAATGCGCCACGAAAATGATAACGACACCATTGGGCTACTTTTAGTAAAAGATAAAAATGACTTGGTGGTGGAATATTCCCTGAGTGGTTACGATAAACCGATGAGTGTCGCAAGCTGGGAACAAGAAATATATCAATCTCTACCTCAAAACATGACCTCCAATTTACCCAGCATTGAAGAGTTAGAGCAAGAACTGCATCCATTTATCGATGGAGATAATGATGAATAATCCTATGGCGAAGCACTGTCATCATTTAGTGCTGCAAAACGAGCTGACAGAACTGGAAGCGGAAATGGCAGGTTATCTGAAGGAGTTGGGTTATGGTGCCTAAGGTATCATTGGGAGATTTGTTACTAGAATCACAGTATGGCTTGTCAGTATCTTCCATAGATAATGGACAGTATCCAATGTTTAAAATGAATAATTTTAGCAATGGATTTATGTCTGCTGATGGAGTTGATTCAGTTGACCTAGAGAAAAGTGAATTTGAAAAGTATCAATTAAAATGTGGTGATATTTTGTTCAATAGAACAAATAGTATCGACCTTGTTGGTAAAACAGGAATATTTACTCTTAGTGGGAATTATGTTTTCGCTTCTTATTTAGTTCGTTTAAAAGTAAATAAAGAAATCGCAGATCCATTTTTTATAAACTTTTTTATGAACGATGATTCAACCAAAAAGCGATTAAAATCTATTGCAACTAAGGCTGTTAGCCAAGCCAACATAAACCCAACTCAATTAAAAAAACTTTTAAAGGTTCCGTTGTTTCCCCTCCCAGAACAACAAAAAATCGCCAAAATCCTCTCCACCTGGGATAAAGCGATTGCCACCACCGAGCGTTTGATTGCAACCAGCCAGCAGCAGAAAAAAGCCCTGATGCAGCAGTTGCTGACGGGGAAAAAGCGGTTGGTCAATCCTGATACGGGGATGGTGTTTGAGGGGGATTGGGAAGAGGTTAAGTTGGGAGAACTATTTAAACTTGGTAGTGGAGATAAGAAGCCCGACGATGTGGAATCTGTTCAATCACAGAATAATAAATATCCTGTGTATGGTGGAAACAACATCATGGGATATTCATCGGAATATAACTCAGATTGTTCCGTAATATTAATTGGCAGAGTTGGGGAATATTGTGGTGTTACTAGGCTAGTAAGAGATAAATGCTGGGTAACTGATAACGCGCTATATACAAAGTCTATTTCTAATAGTGTTTGTAATGAATTTCTAACTTATCAGTTAAAACAGTATGACTTGTCCAGACTTAGAAACAAAGGTGGTCAACCGTTGATATCTCAAAAACCTATATATGGAGTTAATCTTGGCTTACCTATTCTATCCGAACAACAAAAAATCGCTTCAGTCCTCACCGCTGCCGATAAAGAAATCGAGCTATTACAAGCCAAACTTGCTCACCTAAAAGAGGAAAAAAAGGCATTAATGCAGCAGTTGTTGACAGGTAAGCGCAGAGTCAAAGTGGATACCACGGAGGCGGCGTAATGAGTGACGATTTACCACAAACAGCAAACGTACTGCTCAGCAATATCCGTGAACTGCTTACCCAAGGGCGCAAACAGGCCGTGCAAGCGGTCAATAGCGCCATGGTGCAAACCTACTGGGAAATTGGCCGCCTGATTGTGGAAGATGAGCAGCAAGGGCAAGCACGGGCGGAGTATGGTAAGGCCGTATTAAAATCCTTATCTCAAGCGTTAACCAAAGAATTTGGTAAAGGGTTTGACGTGCGTAACTTACGTAATATGCGCAGTTTTTATCTCGCCTTCCCAATTCGGAACGCAGTGCGTACCGAATTGAGCTGGACGCACTATCGCACCTTGAGCCGCATCGAAAATTCACAAGCGCGTGACTGGTACATGCAAGAAGCGATTGACCAGGCCTGGTCGGCGCGTGCTTTAGAGCGCCAAATCGGCGCACTTTACTATGAGCGTTTGCTATCGACGCAAGCCAGGCAGCAAGACATTCAGCCCGTGTTAGCCGAGGGGCAACAAAAAACGGCCGAGCTGGCGCTGA includes these proteins:
- a CDS encoding cyclic peptide export ABC transporter, with the protein product MFKSIITRFKWSIVGATVLSVVGAMAGIVMLKIITMQVSQLGSGEAAGPYDFPIFVGAVSTVLLFSLLSRYLLAKLSARIVYEFRDSLAKRLLATSYASIEKIGGHRIMAAMKTDAAKLSDGLLLLPGFIYSFVTVLLCLGYMVYTSWQLFTVVFVLIALIMFISKLILNRGLHHYLRLREYEDDMFSGMKTLVDGVKELTINARRRRFTYDEILEPNFAVIRDRSVKVSLIFTMLGSMASTLVFFVIGVIVFGSQVYFPDVPLGVVVTFVLTILYMVTPLQSVVDSMNRFSDCSASYRNIEGLELGEPDEFERRTDLTRQVPDSVTDWSTLSVRDLEFQYQSDLEDEYTFNVGPVNATFRRGEAIFLTGGNGSGKSTFAKLLVGLYQPDRGSIVLDEQAVYEAVDISDYQQMFSTIFSDFHLFEHVLNAEGQPESDEVISRYLTDLELGNKVTSKDGKFSSVAMSQGQKKRLALLMSYIEDTPVCLYDEWAADQDPRFREIFYTRIIPQLKQQNKLVVVISHDDRYFHLADQLVKFENGQIVVDERPQGAPLAESEAEPAPEPSLAELVMA
- a CDS encoding RipA family octameric membrane protein, with protein sequence MNLAVLVRSSVRFAGLVGHTLLSVLAEEHGELMEAESDKFNSVLGELVHYYEVRMVALSEYSDRVWNRFNWFMTVEVAAFGFFFSQAGKIASQSLLQNGIPLVGIIVALLWGLLGAEDYVSMRKHGKITTDVEQKVKEQFERIGLTFDVEVRKSFVNFRQTWLLFLFPCLVAISWVVVFVVT
- a CDS encoding restriction endonuclease subunit S, translating into MKKPLKQIVEIRAGHPFRGAIKESTNGNGYVIQIRDQNEDGQIAWAQLIQAEVIGRKAPEWLMPGDILFSARGIRNISSVVHAHEIGELNLPVVCSPHYFQIRVNHGTDILPEFLAWQLNQTIAQRYFQQSAEGSVQVSIRRSVLEQTLITVPSLVKQQQIIKLAECASREKQIYRKLIELRNAELDEIARQIFKD
- a CDS encoding type I restriction-modification system subunit M, whose product is MPHTPINQSEINKAVWNACDTFRGTVDPSIYKDFILTMLFLKYISDVHMDKVEDLKQEFGDIPELIAEMLESQSFKIPTGSSFWDLYEARFEAGNGTRIDTALHAIEEANTKLKGVFQDISFNTDKLGDEKQKNDILRHLLEDFGKPTLSLRPSRVGSLDVIGNAYEYLIKHFAAGSGKSAGEFYTPAEVSDLLSIILAPQEGDTICDPACGSGSLLMKCGKQVQKNFNGSKKYALYGQEAIGSTWSLAKMNMFLHGEDNHRIEWGDTIRNPKLLETGQDANGGLLHFDVVTANPPFSLDKWGHEDAADDPFGRFRRGVPPKTKGDYAFISHMIETLKPRSQGKEGGRMGVVVPHGVLFRASSEGKIRKQLIEENLLDTVIGLPEKLFFGTGIPAAILIFKKHKTDEKVLFIDASREFKSGKNQNVLTEENIQKIVDTYQARASVDKYAYLATLEEIAENDFNLNIPRYVDTFEEEEEIDLMAVRQERLALQSELADLEAEMAGYLEELGYE
- a CDS encoding PDDEXK nuclease domain-containing protein — translated: MSKHDSSRKQRVETNHKDIRFPVGESLANLPAAYPQFFSEVVAIVKKQRQVAIQKVNVEQNLLYWQLGKHIAAKQAQQGWGAKVIDRLSQDLKQHYPMLKGFSPRNLKYMVKFATVWEDLEFVQRTVAQLAWGTNCTLMDKVKDNQARLWYARQTLENGWGRDMVVFRINANEYERSGKSINNFPKMLPPFDSDMAEQSFKDPYIFDFIGLDEPKREAELENRLLAHLEHFLIELGQGFAFVGRQVHLELGDQDFYADLLFYHLKMRCYVVIELKNGKFKPEHISQLNLYRAVIDDKMRHENDNDTIGLLLVKDKNDLVVEYSLSGYDKPMSVASWEQEIYQSLPQNMTSNLPSIEELEQELHPFIDGDNDE